In Candidatus Sysuiplasma jiujiangense, the genomic window GTGACAATCCAGGTGTCAGCATCCTGAATTGCGCTCTCATCCTTCTCCTGCACCTCGCCTTCAGCCAATTAGATTCAGCTCTTATTGATTTGTAGTCTTCCTTGCTAAATAAGGTTTTTGACACGGTTCGCGCGATCCGGCCGTATCGGCGACCGTCACACACACGCCGGAACGCTGCGTACTTTTAACAGCGTACCCTTAATTATCAAGGAACCATGCTAATCAGGTTCAGCACCGGCGGCGGAGCAGTACGCGTTGCCCAAATTGCAATGGATTTAATGGCTGCAGCCGATACCGGAAGACTGTGGAGCAGAAAAGAATGAGGCCGGAAGAACTGGGCATCAGCAGTGAAATTGCTCGGATACTCGCGGAGACAGGCATAACGAATCTTTATCCGACACAGGAAGTGGCCCTGCCTCACGTGCTTAACGGCAGGAATGTTGTGGCGGCTGTCCCCACTGCTAGCGGTAAGTCGCTTATCGGTTATATTGCGCTCCTGAGGGCGGCTCTGTCAGGCCAGAAAGGCATGTATATCGTGCCTCTCAAGGCGCTGGCAAATGAAAAGTATGAGGATCTCAGCAAATTCGGCAGAATGGGCGCAAGCGTAGCGGTCAGCACGGGCGACCTTGACTCGAAAGGAGAACGTCTTGGGAACAACAGCATCATAGTGGCGACGAGCGAAAAGGCGGATTCGCTGTTGAGACACAGCGCTCCCTGGATAAGAGAGCTGTCCGTCCTGGTCGTCGATGAAATTCACATGATAAACGACGCTGACAGGGGCCCAACGCTTGAAATGGTCATCGCAAGGCTCAGAAAACTTGTTCCCAACATACAGATCATAGGACTGAGTGCCACGATAAAGAATTCGACAGAAATAGCTGACTGGCTTGAGGCGGAACACGTCCACAGCGATTGGAGGCCGGTGGACCTCAAAATAGGTACATACTGTGAAGGCGAGCTGTTCTTCACGAACAACGAACGCAGGATGATAGACAACAACCCCGATGACCTGTGGCCTCTTATTGAGGATGCCGTAAAAGACAGCGGTCAGGTTCTAGTCTTCGTTAACACGAGGAAGAGCACGGAGACCGTTGCTTCGCGATACGGGTCGCGAATGAGGAAACTGATGGAGCAGGTGAACGATGAAATTGAACTCATGGAAGACGATGACGGGGACGAGTCCAATACACATCTGTCGAAGATTCTCATTGATTCCATCAGGAACGGCATAGCGTTCCATCATGCCGGTCTAACAGGAAGACAGAGGACACTTGTAGAACGTCTCTTCAAGCAGGGAAAGATCAAGTGCCTCGTGGCCACGCCGACCCTCGCGGCAGGGATAAACCTGCCCGCAAGGACCGTAATAATAAGGGACATTTACAGGTACGATGCACACACAGGCAACACGCTGATTCCCGTGGCGGAAATTAAACAGATGCTCGGAAGGGCCGGAAGACCGTCGTATGACGACTACGGCGAAGCTGTGATCATAGCAAAGAGCGCAGAACAGGCATCCCTCATACTTGATGAATATCTTCTCGGTGAATCAGAAAGCGTCAATTCACAGATTGGAAATGAGAGGTCGCTCAGAACACATGTCCTGAGCGCTTTCGCCACCAGGGTGGCAGGTTCAATCGACGAACTCAGGGAGTTCTTTTCATTCAGTTTCTTTTCGTTTAAGAATGATCTGAGCAGCCTGGACGAATCGCTGAACTCAATAATATCCTATCTTTGGGAAAACGGCATGATTGCGGTGGAGGGCGAGAGGATCAGGGCAACCACCTTTGGAAAAAGGGTCTCGGATCTCTATATCGATCCACTTTCGGCGGTAATAATGAGGGATGCCATACTGCGGTTCAAACCGGGGAAGGAACTCGGTTTTCTGCATTCCATCTGTTCGACGCCGGACATCATACCCCTCTACTGCAGGAATTCCGAAGTGGATGATCTGAACGATATCGCCGAAAACAGAAAGGGCGAACTGCTGCAGCAGATAGAAGAGGCGGAAGATACCGGATTATACCTGTCGCAGCTCAAGACTGCGCTTCTGCTGAAGGACTGGATGAGCGAGGAAACTGAAGATCAGATACTTGGAAGGTACGGGATTTATCCCGGCGACTTGAGGAACAAGGCGGAAACAGCTTCCTGGCTTGTTTCCAGCGCAGCCGAGCTTTCGTCCGTAATGGCTTCGGGCAGCGCGCAGCAGCTGGAGCTCCTTGCCCTGAGGATGGAGAAGGGTCTGAGCGAACGCCTTCTTGATCTGGCGACAATCAGAATGGTGGGAAGAAACAGGGCGCTCACGCTGTACAGGCACAATTTCAGGAGCAGGAAGGATGTGGCTGCGGCGGACGAGGAAGCGGTCGCAGCTTTGCCGGGTTTCGGAAGAAATATTGCAAGGAAGATAATTGAGAACGCAAGGAGATCCAGAAAGGTGCTGAAAATACCGCAAAAAGAGGAGATCCCGCAGGACTGGTTTTTCAATGAATGAGGCTGCGGCTGCAATGGATGCAACGTTCATAGGATGCCTGCGGGGCAGGGAGACGGATCCCCGGACAATAATTGAAGAGTTCAGGAGGAATGGCTTCATGGCGCAGCCCGTCAACGCAGACAAGGTCTTCGGTGTCGACCATCTCATGAGCGCATATCTGCATGCTTCAAGGCGTTTTTCGAGGGGCAGGGGCTTGTCCGATGATTTCGGAACAGAATTCCTTTCCTGCGTTGCATGTGAAAGACAGATTTCGAAATCAATTCGGCGGATGAAAGTGGCGGACGGTGAGAGGATAGCAATCATGATTACGCCTGCCGTGGATGATGAAAGACTCGTAAGAATACTTGAGAAGCTGCATCTTTTCAGGGATGACACACTTATGGATGTGAACGACATTAAAAAGAAAAATGCGCAGGAATTCGGTATAAGCGAGGCCGATGGCGCTCAGCTGACGGATGCCATACTCGAGAAAATAGCCTTGCTTGACCTTTCGAACTGAATATGCCTGTCAACCGGTGTTTCATCTTCAGAGGCCGGGCAGGCACACTAGCCGATCATTGGACAGGAAGTAATGCGGCAGCGGGGTGGCATGGAGCGCACATTAAGCGCATGATCACAAGTATCATCGATATCATGGGTCACCCATCCCACTGGACTCATCCCCCGGATCCACGAACTCTGCAGACTGAACTGGCGCAGGCTGCAGATTTTCAAGTCAAGGGGCATCAGGCAACAATAATGCATTAATAATATTGCATTCTTAAGACTACCCGACAGGTCCGGTCTAACAAAAACAGGAGTCAGTCCGCTTGGATGAAAAACAGATAATGGAAGCATTGAGGCCAGTGAAGGATCCTGAGATAGGAATCAGCATCGTGGACCTGAACATGGTGAGAGGCATACACTTCCAGGGGACAAGGGTAACGATAGAAATAGCGCTTACTGTCCAGGGTTGCCCCCTGCAGAAGACAATTGAATCAGACGTCAGATCAATAATTATGCAACAGCCCGGCATCGATGGTGTGGACATCAAGCTGGGCGTAATGACACGGGAGGAGCAATTCAGGCTTTCCGAGGATTTGAGGAGAATAAGGAAGCAGAGCAAACCCGAGGGCGCC contains:
- a CDS encoding DEAD/DEAH box helicase, whose protein sequence is MEQKRMRPEELGISSEIARILAETGITNLYPTQEVALPHVLNGRNVVAAVPTASGKSLIGYIALLRAALSGQKGMYIVPLKALANEKYEDLSKFGRMGASVAVSTGDLDSKGERLGNNSIIVATSEKADSLLRHSAPWIRELSVLVVDEIHMINDADRGPTLEMVIARLRKLVPNIQIIGLSATIKNSTEIADWLEAEHVHSDWRPVDLKIGTYCEGELFFTNNERRMIDNNPDDLWPLIEDAVKDSGQVLVFVNTRKSTETVASRYGSRMRKLMEQVNDEIELMEDDDGDESNTHLSKILIDSIRNGIAFHHAGLTGRQRTLVERLFKQGKIKCLVATPTLAAGINLPARTVIIRDIYRYDAHTGNTLIPVAEIKQMLGRAGRPSYDDYGEAVIIAKSAEQASLILDEYLLGESESVNSQIGNERSLRTHVLSAFATRVAGSIDELREFFSFSFFSFKNDLSSLDESLNSIISYLWENGMIAVEGERIRATTFGKRVSDLYIDPLSAVIMRDAILRFKPGKELGFLHSICSTPDIIPLYCRNSEVDDLNDIAENRKGELLQQIEEAEDTGLYLSQLKTALLLKDWMSEETEDQILGRYGIYPGDLRNKAETASWLVSSAAELSSVMASGSAQQLELLALRMEKGLSERLLDLATIRMVGRNRALTLYRHNFRSRKDVAAADEEAVAALPGFGRNIARKIIENARRSRKVLKIPQKEEIPQDWFFNE